In Onychostoma macrolepis isolate SWU-2019 chromosome 06, ASM1243209v1, whole genome shotgun sequence, one DNA window encodes the following:
- the angptl3 gene encoding angiopoietin-related protein 3, with translation MLIFLLFWLSLSTTSAAPNLKKAPTEAPLLVTAPPTEARSRFAMLDDVRLLANGLLQLGQSLREFVHKTKSQINDIFQKLNIFDRSFYQLSVVTSEIKEEEEKLKETTIFLKANNEEIRNLSLEINSKINNILQERSQLHSKVGGLEEKLKGLSQSMMPLEQLQEITALKDVIETQERTITDLLKSVKEQHEQLNYQKTKIKSLEDKVNYDSFQDTVEKALDLNPETLDPFRYLTMNSTNGTAEINDFPMDCSDVFKRSQRTSGIYPIKPNQSEPFYVYCEISADGAATVIQRREDGSVDFDQSWEKYEYGFGKLEKEFWLGLAKIYSITQQGQYILHIELEDWKEEKRFIEYTFTLEGPASDYALHVAPLSGDLPDAMSNHTGMKFSTKDRDNDNHDESNCARNYTGGWWFDACGDTNLNGRYAWMRSRTRHQRRKGIYWKPAKGSSYTLKYTKITIRPSTQFQ, from the exons ATGTTGATTTTCCTGCTTTTTTGGCTAAGCTTGTCAACAACAAGCGCAGCTCCCAATCTAAAGAAAGCACCCACAGAGGCACCTCTTCTTGTCACCGCACCGCCAACTGAGGCTAGATCCCGCTTTGCCATGTTAGATGACGTACGACTCCTTGCTAACGGTCTTCTCCAGCTCGGCCAGAGCCTCCGAGAGTTTGTGCACAAGACCAAGTCTCAGATCAACGACATCTTCCAGAAGCTCAACATCTTTGATCGCTCCTTCTACCAGCTCTCGGTGGTCACCAGTGAAAtcaaagaggaagaggagaagttGAAGGAGACGACCATATTTTTGAAGGCAAATAATGAGGAGATCAGAAACTTGTCATTGGAAATCAACTCCAAAATCAACAACATCCTTCAAGAGCGAAGTCAGTTGCACAGCAAGGTTGGAGGGCTGGAGGAGAAGCTGAAGGGCTTGTCTCAGAGCATGATGCCTCTGGAGCAACTTCAAGAGATCACTGCTTTGAAG GATGTGATTGAAACACAAGAAAGGACCATTACAGATCTGCTTAAATCTGTTAAAGAGCAACACGAACAGCTCAATTACCAGAAGACCAAAATTAAGAGTCTTGAGGATAAG gtgaACTATGACTCCTTTCAAGACACAGTTGAAAAAGCTTTGGATTTAAATCCAGAAACACTTGACCCTTTTCGTTACTTAACAATGAACTCCACCAATGGAACTGCAGAAATAAACG ACTTTCCAATGGATTGCAGTGATGTGTTCAAAAGAAGCCAAAGGACCAGTGGAATTTACCCAATCAAACCCAATCAATCTGAGCCTTTCTATGTTTACTGTGAGATAAGTGCTG atggtGCAGCCACAGTCATTCAGAGGAGGGAGGATGGTTCTGTTGATTTTGACCAGTCATGGGAAAAATACGAATATGGATTTGGCAAACTGGAAA AGGAGTTCTGGCTTGGCTTGGCGAAGATTTATTCCATTACTCAACAAGGAcaatacattttacacattGAACTGGAAGACTGGAAGGAGGAAAAGAGATTCATAGAGTACACGTTCACCCTGGAAGGTCCTGCATCTGATTACGCTCTTCACGTGGCACCTCTGTCTGGAGATCTGCCTGATGCCATGAGCAACCACACAGGCATGAAGTTCTCAACCAAGGACAGAGACAACGATAATCATGACGAGTCAAACTGCGCCCGCAACTACACAG GAGGTTGGTGGTTTGACGCATGTGGGGACACCAACTTAAACGGGAGATACGCCTGGATGAGGTCGAGGACTCGGCACCAGCGCAGAAAAGGAATCTACTGGAAGCCAGCCAAAGGAAGCTCCTATACCCTCAAATACACAAAGATCACCATCAGACCATCAACCCAGTTTCAATAA